A genomic stretch from Aedes aegypti strain LVP_AGWG unplaced genomic scaffold, AaegL5.0 Primary Assembly AGWG_AaegL5_hic_scaff_327_328_PBJ_arrow, whole genome shotgun sequence includes:
- the LOC110681063 gene encoding LOW QUALITY PROTEIN: differentially expressed in FDCP 8 homolog (The sequence of the model RefSeq protein was modified relative to this genomic sequence to represent the inferred CDS: inserted 4 bases in 3 codons), translated as MVVEEGLALVTTSTSSSLLSNDDSILMERSHAIPYALIKEQWQLVLDQEENATIPQMETAILKCKDLVLRSRDDSIERKWLVRXLIELRHRLRELQDVDTDXDAETPETKVILGHHFVTQRNGSAKRKLHCDHCAGIIWNVVQAFYVCADCSFVAHHKCIPNVIRICAHVITTERNLPIECICXEIGLAFQKYTCAECGTQLSYNISTTFGCFGVELKAEKLNATVPRLCDYSGLYYCPACHWNDTSIIPARVMNNWDFVPRKVGRASLQQIRLLYDRPLINLEQRNPRLFQLVALKLGVVKGMRQKLTQMRRYLMVCRIADELRLVRENIGDRRHLMQTVDMYSVADLVGVENGTLLDFLRKVLMVFERHIRNCVICSGKAYICEVCNNDEILFPFDEVAIACTRCNSISHRSCHARKNRSCLKCTRLRIREQQMRNEILDAANGN; from the exons ATGGTTGTGGAGGAAGGCTTGGCCTTGGTCACAACTTCGACATCCAGTTCGCTCCTATCCAACGATGATAGCATACTGATGGAACGGTCCCATGCAATTCCATATGCCCTCATCAAAGAGCAGTGGCAACTGGTACTGGACCAGGAAGAAAACGCCACCATTCCTCAAATGGAAACAGCTATCCTGAAGTGCAAGGACCTAGTTCTACGGAGTAGGGACGATTCCATCGAGCGAAAGTGGTTGGTGC ATCTGATTGAGCTGCGACATCGCCTGCGGGAACTTCAGGACGTGGATACCGA GGATGCGGAGACACCGGAAACTAAGGTCATCCTAGGGCATCACTTTGTCACGCAGCGAAATGGTTCTGCTAAGCGGAAGTTACACTGTGACCATTGCGCCGGCATTATCTGGAACGTGGTCCAGGCGTTTTATGTGTGTGCCG ACTGTTCGTTTGTCGCTCATCATAAGTGCATACCGAATGTGATAAGGATTTGTGCTCACGTAATCACGACCGAGCGGAACCTACCGATCGAATGCATCT CGGAGATTGGGTTGGCCTTTCAGAAGTACACCTGTGCCGAGTGCGGAACGCAGCTCAGCTATA atATCTCCACGACATTCGGTTGCTTCGGCGTAGAACTAAAAGCAG AAAAGCTCAACGCAACCGTGCCCCGCTTATGTGACTACTCGGGGCTATACTACTGCCCGGCCTGCCACTGGAACGACACCAGCATCATTCCGGCCCGGGTCATGAACAACTGGGACTTTGTGCCGCGTAAGGTCGGCCGAGCATCGCTGCAGCAGATTCGACTCTTGTACGACCGGCCGCTCATCAACCTGGAACAACGTAATCCACGCTTGTTCCAGCTGGTGGCCCTCAAGCTGGGAGTGGTTAAAGGGATGCGCCAAAAACTGACCCAAATGCGACGGTATCTGATGGTTTGTCGGATCGCTGATGAGCTGCGGCTGGTTCGGGAAAACATCGGAGACAGACGGCACCTGATGCAGACCGTGGACATGTACAGCGTGGCGGATCTGGTCGGAGTGGAGAACGGGACGCTGCTGGACTTTCTGCGCAAGGTGCTCATGGTCTTCGAGCGACACATTAGGAATTGTGTG ATTTGCTCGGGCAAAGCGTACATCTGTGAAGTTTGCAACAATGACGAGATATTGTTCCCATTCGACGAGGTTGCCATCGCCTGTACCCGCTGTAACTCGATTTCGCACCGATCATGCCACGCTCGGAAAAACCGGAGTTGTCTCAAATGTACGCGTCTTCGGATTCGCGAGCAGCAGATGCGTAACGAAATCCTGGATGCCGCCAACGGAAACTAG